One segment of Bacillus alkalisoli DNA contains the following:
- a CDS encoding SDR family oxidoreductase, translating into MNIFLTGATGFLGGKLIRQLLDKGHSLHILARNIDKAERLIESVSSKEQHNITIYKGDITGKNLGLTNEAILNLTNNVDVFYHLAALVKFDEELRDTLMNINLQGTKEALAVAKKLGVKKFFHVSTAYTVGTDNVGYESLSQPGREFFNPYEESKALAEHEVFDMQEEMEVSIFRPSIIVGDSKTGEADSEFTLYGFMRGLEVFKKRLERKNLLEGRNIHLIGTKDGTSNLVPVDYVADILALAIEKAEKNKIYHITNPVPKTNQQILETIKQHLEFGGLQVLEVEKASILTKEEIQLNGMIKVFQPYLDRHIKFHDENTQQFINGTNISHLNMTDEMLNIIISAYFQLNKEKVTV; encoded by the coding sequence ATGAATATATTCTTAACAGGTGCAACAGGTTTTCTTGGTGGAAAACTTATTCGCCAATTATTAGATAAAGGTCATTCGCTACACATTTTAGCTAGAAATATAGATAAAGCGGAAAGATTAATAGAATCTGTCTCCAGCAAAGAACAGCATAATATTACGATTTATAAAGGAGACATCACGGGAAAGAATCTCGGATTAACGAATGAAGCAATTCTTAACTTAACAAACAATGTAGATGTTTTCTATCATCTGGCAGCATTAGTTAAGTTTGATGAAGAACTACGTGACACTTTAATGAACATTAACTTACAAGGTACGAAAGAGGCTTTAGCAGTAGCAAAAAAGCTTGGGGTTAAAAAGTTTTTTCATGTAAGTACTGCCTATACAGTTGGTACAGACAACGTAGGATACGAGTCACTTTCACAACCAGGACGTGAATTTTTTAATCCGTACGAAGAAAGTAAAGCTTTAGCAGAACATGAAGTTTTCGATATGCAAGAGGAAATGGAAGTATCTATTTTTCGCCCATCAATTATCGTCGGGGACTCGAAGACAGGTGAAGCTGATTCGGAATTTACTCTGTACGGCTTCATGCGAGGGCTTGAAGTATTTAAGAAACGGCTGGAACGTAAAAATCTTCTAGAAGGAAGAAACATACACTTAATAGGAACAAAAGATGGCACGTCTAACTTAGTTCCAGTTGATTATGTGGCTGATATTTTAGCACTAGCTATTGAAAAAGCAGAAAAAAATAAGATCTATCATATTACAAATCCTGTACCTAAAACCAATCAACAAATTTTAGAAACAATAAAACAACATCTAGAATTTGGTGGTTTACAAGTGTTAGAAGTAGAAAAAGCATCTATCTTAACGAAAGAAGAAATTCAACTAAATGGCATGATAAAAGTATTCCAACCGTATTTAGATCGCCATATAAAATTTCACGATGAAAATACGCAGCAATTCATTAATGGAACAAACATCTCCCACCTTAACATGACAGATGAAATGTTAAACATCATCATTAGTGCGTATTTCCAGCTAAATAAAGAAAAAGTTACTGTTTAA
- the proC gene encoding pyrroline-5-carboxylate reductase produces MNQSIGFIGCGKMAQAIIQGLLSSKVVQPSQIIASAKTIATRTHVQKAFNIQITENNREVAEVADTIILAVKPDLHKEVIEQIKNYIQPNTIIVTIAAGITLNFLETQFQKQVKAIRVMPNTPSLVGEGMSAICVNEQVSENELTLVTQIFESFGKAELIEEKLMDAIPAVSASSPAYVYMFIEALADGAVKQGIPRKQAYKLAAQAVLGAAKMVLETNQHPGELKDNVCTPGGATIEAVEALERTGFRASVLSAMEACTKKSKGLSD; encoded by the coding sequence ATGAATCAATCAATTGGTTTTATTGGTTGTGGAAAAATGGCCCAAGCCATCATACAAGGACTGTTAAGCTCAAAAGTAGTTCAACCAAGCCAAATCATAGCAAGTGCTAAAACTATTGCCACAAGAACTCATGTACAAAAGGCTTTCAACATACAAATAACAGAAAATAATAGAGAAGTAGCCGAGGTTGCTGATACAATTATTCTTGCGGTAAAGCCTGACTTACATAAAGAAGTAATTGAACAAATTAAAAACTACATTCAACCAAACACAATTATCGTTACGATTGCTGCAGGCATTACACTAAACTTTTTGGAAACGCAATTCCAAAAACAAGTGAAAGCTATTCGTGTTATGCCTAATACCCCTTCTTTAGTTGGTGAAGGGATGAGTGCAATATGCGTAAACGAACAAGTTAGTGAAAACGAACTCACACTAGTGACTCAAATCTTTGAGAGCTTTGGTAAAGCGGAATTAATTGAGGAAAAGCTAATGGATGCCATTCCAGCAGTTAGTGCTTCTTCACCAGCGTACGTGTATATGTTTATTGAAGCTTTAGCAGATGGAGCGGTAAAGCAAGGGATACCACGAAAGCAAGCGTATAAATTAGCGGCACAGGCAGTGTTAGGTGCTGCTAAAATGGTATTAGAGACAAATCAGCATCCAGGTGAGCTAAAAGATAACGTGTGTACACCTGGTGGAGCAACGATTGAAGCAGTAGAAGCTCTAGAGAGAACTGGTTTTAGAGCTAGTGTTTTATCCGCGATGGAAGCATGTACGAAAAAATCAAAAGGGTTAAGTGATTGA
- a CDS encoding S8 family peptidase, translating to MRKSSLRSGVSVLVAFVLVLSFVFLPGDAQANGKPEMKEYLIGFKGAVSANHKNEVAKLGGKVEHQYKYMNVVHVTLPPQAVKALENNPNVAYVEENVKYEAVSQTVPYGVTHIKADVAHSQGITGNGVKVAILDTGIDASHPDLNVAGGASFVSGEPNALTDGNGHGTHVAGTVAALNNNVGVLGIAYDVDLYAVKVLGSDGSGTLAGIAQGIEWSIANGMDVINMSLGGSTGSSTLKQASDNAYNSGIVVVAAAGNSGNFFGLINTIGYPARYDSVIAVGAVDANNNRASFSSVGNELEVMAPGVNILSTLPGNSYGSLNGTSMASPHVAGAAALMLAKNPNLTNVQVRQKLSQTATNLGSKFYFGNGVINVEKALQ from the coding sequence ATGAGAAAATCAAGTTTACGTAGTGGAGTTTCAGTTTTAGTTGCTTTTGTTTTGGTACTATCATTTGTATTTTTACCAGGAGATGCTCAGGCTAACGGAAAACCAGAAATGAAGGAATACTTAATTGGCTTTAAAGGAGCAGTTTCTGCTAACCATAAAAATGAGGTAGCAAAACTGGGAGGTAAAGTGGAACACCAATATAAATACATGAATGTAGTGCATGTAACACTTCCTCCTCAAGCTGTAAAAGCATTAGAGAATAATCCTAATGTGGCTTATGTTGAAGAAAATGTTAAATACGAAGCAGTAAGTCAAACAGTTCCTTATGGAGTTACACATATTAAAGCGGATGTAGCGCACTCCCAAGGGATAACTGGAAATGGCGTAAAAGTAGCTATCTTAGATACTGGTATTGATGCAAGTCACCCAGATCTAAATGTTGCTGGTGGTGCTAGCTTTGTATCAGGTGAACCGAATGCATTAACAGATGGTAACGGACACGGTACACATGTTGCCGGAACAGTTGCAGCATTAAACAATAATGTAGGTGTTTTAGGTATAGCGTATGATGTAGACCTATATGCGGTAAAAGTATTAGGTAGTGATGGAAGCGGTACGTTAGCTGGTATTGCTCAAGGTATTGAATGGTCAATTGCTAACGGTATGGATGTTATTAACATGAGCCTTGGTGGAAGTACAGGATCCTCCACTTTAAAACAAGCTAGTGACAATGCATATAATAGCGGAATTGTTGTAGTAGCTGCAGCTGGAAATAGTGGTAACTTTTTTGGGTTAATAAACACGATTGGCTATCCTGCTAGATACGACTCAGTTATTGCTGTAGGGGCAGTCGATGCGAATAACAACCGTGCTTCTTTCTCTAGCGTAGGAAACGAACTAGAGGTTATGGCCCCAGGTGTAAATATTTTAAGTACATTACCGGGGAATAGTTATGGTTCCTTAAATGGTACATCAATGGCATCTCCACATGTTGCAGGGGCAGCTGCATTAATGCTAGCTAAGAACCCGAACTTAACAAATGTTCAAGTCCGTCAAAAATTGAGTCAAACAGCAACAAATCTCGGAAGTAAATTTTATTTTGGAAATGGTGTAATTAATGTGGAGAAAGCTCTACAATAA
- a CDS encoding S8 family serine peptidase yields MRKRLAVLCVLVLILPMFGIGNVSATTQNKVTETVLDEKLLDFLSGTVDLAQVIITFHGEDKPTDSQLSILDSVGVTSGLSMNSLPMVAALINKEQMEQLATHDEIRSIFLNEKLDYYNADSTALTGVDKVRTDSEFRKQNGGLPVSGKGVGVVVNDSGVDGTHKDHELGRNLVQNVLGTTNLQGITGIVPLTYQENIINTDTNSGHGTHVAGTVGGTGAMSGGLHEGAAPGANLIGYGSGGALFILDGIGGFDYAITHQFEYDIRVITNSWGSSGDFNPDHPINIASKKAYDRGIVVLFAAGNEGPGENTHNPYAKAPWVISVGAGEKDGSLANFSSRGTKGKGGTFEMDGKSWTWKDEPAVVAPGVNIISTRVLAPLSALSLTDDIEFIETAHLPYYTTMSGTSMATPHVAGIVALLLEADSQLSPDEVKNVLQVTATNMPGYESWEVGAGYVNAYAAVDMVMNSKDYGTTLNSDKEFNSYVETTQTYEDFSINYTTLTSEKYTFTVEEGLTSVFAKVDGKGLLGETGNPINLVLTSPDGTEYSSGVSLLFALYTDRVVLVSNPIPGQWTAEIRGLRGNELNPIGIALPEKVEGTLSFIKINGYSGLNDIDGHEAQAAIQMGVKERLFDGYNDGSFRPDDKLTRFELARYLVMGAGIRQNLPSNSTFQDVNKSEAPYVEAVVATGAALRDKQQKSKGVVLSKENGKFAGKGNVTKAELAYSLVQSLGLEDKAKSHTGDVTVQYNNERVVLKDQADIPAELKGYVQVALDLNILNANFSVTQGRFDLKPKIEASFAPNETITRGGFAVAFTRYYHAFFQ; encoded by the coding sequence ATGAGAAAAAGGTTGGCTGTTTTATGTGTGCTCGTTCTTATACTTCCGATGTTTGGGATTGGAAATGTGTCGGCAACTACTCAAAATAAGGTAACGGAAACAGTATTAGATGAGAAGTTACTAGATTTTTTATCTGGAACAGTAGATTTGGCTCAAGTAATTATTACATTTCATGGCGAGGATAAACCAACTGATTCGCAATTATCAATATTAGATAGTGTTGGAGTTACATCCGGTTTATCAATGAACTCTTTACCTATGGTGGCGGCACTAATAAATAAAGAACAGATGGAACAACTTGCAACACATGATGAGATTCGATCTATTTTCTTAAATGAAAAGCTTGATTATTATAATGCAGATTCCACAGCTTTAACTGGTGTAGATAAAGTTCGTACCGATTCAGAGTTTAGAAAACAAAACGGTGGATTACCAGTGTCAGGAAAAGGTGTAGGAGTTGTTGTGAATGATAGTGGTGTAGATGGAACTCATAAAGATCATGAGTTAGGGAGAAATTTAGTGCAAAATGTATTAGGAACTACAAATCTCCAAGGTATTACGGGAATTGTACCTCTTACTTATCAAGAAAACATAATTAACACAGATACAAATTCAGGGCATGGAACACATGTTGCAGGAACGGTTGGTGGAACTGGTGCCATGTCAGGTGGTTTACATGAAGGAGCTGCACCTGGAGCTAACTTAATTGGATACGGTTCAGGAGGTGCTTTATTTATATTAGACGGAATCGGTGGTTTTGATTATGCTATAACACACCAATTTGAATACGACATTCGTGTAATTACGAATTCATGGGGTTCTTCAGGCGATTTTAACCCTGATCATCCCATTAATATTGCTAGTAAGAAAGCATATGATAGAGGCATAGTTGTTTTATTCGCTGCAGGTAACGAAGGACCTGGAGAAAATACACACAACCCTTACGCAAAAGCTCCTTGGGTAATTTCAGTAGGAGCAGGAGAAAAGGATGGATCTTTAGCAAACTTCTCTTCAAGAGGTACAAAAGGAAAAGGTGGAACATTCGAAATGGACGGAAAGTCTTGGACCTGGAAGGACGAACCAGCAGTTGTAGCACCAGGAGTTAACATCATTTCAACACGAGTGCTTGCACCATTATCCGCTCTATCTTTAACAGATGACATTGAATTTATTGAAACAGCCCATTTACCTTACTACACTACAATGAGTGGTACATCCATGGCCACACCTCATGTAGCTGGAATAGTAGCATTATTATTAGAAGCAGATTCTCAATTATCGCCTGATGAAGTGAAAAATGTTTTACAAGTAACGGCTACGAATATGCCTGGATATGAATCTTGGGAAGTAGGAGCGGGTTATGTAAACGCTTATGCGGCAGTTGATATGGTGATGAACAGTAAAGATTACGGAACAACATTAAATAGTGATAAAGAGTTCAACTCTTATGTGGAAACAACTCAAACTTATGAAGATTTCTCAATAAACTATACGACTTTAACTTCAGAAAAGTATACTTTTACTGTGGAAGAAGGATTAACTAGTGTATTTGCAAAAGTGGATGGTAAAGGTTTATTAGGAGAAACAGGAAATCCTATTAACCTTGTTTTAACATCACCTGATGGAACCGAGTATAGTTCTGGAGTTAGTCTATTATTTGCATTATATACAGACAGAGTAGTCTTAGTATCGAATCCCATTCCTGGTCAATGGACGGCAGAAATAAGAGGACTAAGAGGAAATGAATTAAATCCAATCGGTATTGCTTTACCTGAAAAAGTAGAAGGTACATTATCTTTTATAAAAATTAATGGCTATTCGGGGTTAAACGATATTGATGGCCATGAAGCACAAGCTGCGATTCAAATGGGAGTAAAAGAAAGACTGTTCGATGGTTATAATGACGGAAGCTTTAGACCAGATGATAAATTAACAAGGTTTGAACTAGCAAGATATTTAGTAATGGGAGCAGGAATTAGACAAAATTTACCTTCCAATTCCACTTTTCAGGATGTAAATAAATCTGAAGCTCCATACGTAGAAGCAGTTGTAGCGACTGGTGCTGCACTACGCGACAAGCAACAAAAATCAAAAGGTGTTGTACTCTCAAAAGAAAATGGAAAGTTTGCTGGAAAAGGAAATGTTACGAAAGCAGAGTTAGCGTATTCTCTAGTACAAAGTTTAGGTCTTGAAGACAAGGCGAAGTCTCATACAGGAGATGTAACAGTTCAATATAACAACGAAAGAGTAGTACTTAAGGATCAAGCTGATATTCCTGCAGAATTAAAAGGATATGTTCAAGTGGCTTTAGATTTAAACATATTAAATGCTAATTTTTCCGTTACACAAGGAAGATTTGACTTAAAACCAAAGATTGAAGCAAGTTTTGCACCGAACGAAACAATAACTCGAGGTGGATTTGCAGTAGCCTTTACAAGATATTATCATGCATTTTTTCAATAA
- a CDS encoding S8 family serine peptidase, whose product MKKFAMIFTITFLAVGLLFSSISPTKHANALLLKSTVGLLDSTLDSLFKNTNGPVQVIVTFNSENGVQEHQLELLRKAGITTGLTFEALPFAGVLATKSQVEALLKNEEVLSVYHNAPIKYENEAATDITGVNKVRTDDTFRKLNGGLPVSGKGIGVVINDSGVDGTHKDIEFGRNLVQNVFGSANLNAISGLLPITYIENVPNTDSDSGHGTHVAGTVGGTGAMSGGKYEGVAPGAKLIGYGSGAVVAMLDTLGGFEYALTHQQEYNIRIITNSWGATSDAGTAFDPKHPINIATKRLYDRGIITVFSAGNSGPNESTISGNYKKAPWVVTVAAGDKQGNLANFSSRGLKGYGGTIEIDGVSYNWADKPTITAPGVDIISTRVLSPLSALSATKDVEYISPEHLPYYTTFSGTSMAAPHVAGVIALLLEVNPNLNSFEVKDILERTATKMDGYESWEVGAGYVNAYKAVELAFSYHDKKKNNRR is encoded by the coding sequence TTGAAAAAATTTGCAATGATTTTTACTATTACATTTTTAGCGGTAGGTTTGTTGTTTAGTTCAATATCACCAACTAAGCATGCAAATGCACTTTTACTAAAGTCTACAGTCGGTTTACTGGATTCTACTCTAGATTCATTATTTAAAAATACAAATGGTCCAGTACAAGTAATAGTTACCTTTAACAGTGAAAACGGAGTACAAGAACATCAATTAGAACTATTAAGAAAAGCGGGAATTACTACAGGATTAACATTCGAAGCCTTACCATTTGCTGGAGTGTTAGCAACAAAGTCACAAGTAGAAGCATTATTAAAAAATGAAGAAGTGCTTTCCGTTTATCATAACGCTCCGATAAAGTATGAAAATGAAGCTGCAACCGATATAACTGGAGTTAATAAAGTTAGAACAGATGATACATTCCGTAAGTTAAATGGTGGGTTACCTGTCAGCGGTAAAGGAATTGGAGTTGTCATAAATGATAGTGGAGTTGACGGTACTCATAAAGACATCGAGTTTGGGCGGAACTTAGTTCAAAATGTTTTCGGTAGTGCAAACTTAAACGCTATTTCAGGTCTCTTACCTATTACCTATATTGAAAATGTACCAAATACAGACTCTGATTCAGGTCATGGCACTCATGTAGCGGGAACTGTTGGGGGTACTGGTGCCATGTCTGGAGGTAAGTATGAAGGAGTTGCTCCAGGTGCAAAACTAATTGGATATGGTTCAGGAGCAGTTGTAGCGATGTTAGATACGCTCGGTGGATTTGAATATGCTTTAACCCATCAACAAGAATATAACATTCGTATCATTACGAATTCTTGGGGAGCTACAAGTGATGCAGGAACAGCATTTGATCCAAAACATCCGATTAATATTGCTACGAAAAGATTGTATGACAGAGGTATTATCACCGTGTTTTCTGCTGGGAATTCAGGACCTAATGAATCTACTATTTCAGGAAACTATAAAAAAGCTCCATGGGTAGTTACTGTTGCAGCAGGAGATAAACAAGGAAATTTAGCAAACTTTTCTTCTAGAGGCTTAAAAGGTTATGGTGGGACAATTGAAATTGACGGAGTTTCATATAATTGGGCAGATAAACCAACTATAACTGCTCCTGGGGTAGACATTATTTCAACTAGGGTCCTATCTCCTCTTTCTGCTTTAAGCGCAACAAAAGATGTGGAGTATATTTCACCTGAGCATTTGCCGTATTACACAACATTTAGTGGTACTTCGATGGCAGCACCCCATGTAGCTGGAGTGATCGCATTACTTTTAGAAGTAAATCCTAACCTGAATTCTTTTGAAGTAAAAGACATATTAGAAAGAACTGCAACGAAAATGGATGGATATGAGAGCTGGGAAGTAGGAGCAGGTTATGTTAATGCCTATAAAGCTGTTGAACTAGCTTTCTCTTATCATGATAAGAAAAAAAACAATAGAAGATAA
- a CDS encoding response regulator encodes MIKVILVDDHAVLRDGLKTIISNEEDIQVIDEATNGKELLYIVEKEIPDVIVMDINMPDQNGIELTSIIKMKYPTIKVLMLTMYKHDEYFMMAIKEGADGYLLKDSPSDEVISAIRTVFKGESVIHTSLTKKLFTLHQVDKKQDDKTLTDREKEVLLCLVEGLTNKEIASKLFISDKTVKIHVSNIFRKLEVKSRSQAIIYAVQNKLVPML; translated from the coding sequence TTGATAAAAGTAATACTAGTAGATGATCATGCTGTTTTACGAGATGGTCTAAAAACAATCATTTCTAATGAAGAGGATATTCAAGTTATTGATGAAGCGACCAATGGTAAAGAACTACTCTATATAGTAGAAAAAGAAATTCCAGACGTTATTGTGATGGACATTAATATGCCTGATCAAAATGGAATAGAATTAACGAGTATTATTAAAATGAAATACCCTACAATTAAGGTATTAATGTTGACTATGTATAAGCATGATGAATATTTTATGATGGCAATCAAAGAGGGAGCAGACGGATATTTATTAAAAGATTCCCCTTCTGACGAGGTGATAAGTGCGATTCGCACGGTTTTTAAAGGAGAGTCCGTTATTCATACTTCCTTGACAAAAAAACTTTTCACTCTACATCAAGTAGATAAAAAACAAGATGACAAAACACTTACCGATAGAGAAAAAGAAGTGCTACTTTGTTTAGTGGAAGGCTTAACAAACAAAGAGATTGCTAGCAAGCTATTTATAAGTGACAAAACGGTAAAAATACATGTAAGTAACATTTTTAGAAAATTAGAAGTGAAAAGTAGATCACAAGCCATAATCTATGCGGTACAAAATAAATTAGTACCTATGTTGTAA
- a CDS encoding GAF domain-containing sensor histidine kinase — protein sequence MFCFKGEQTIAQLYMMFISSIGWLLTIFLFFQMDTISSPVEFIFLFVFLAICELYPMPVPKGFSTLTFPVLYMIYVVYGVEITVVSYFIVVLGVNLLHRRPIRIIFFNPAQLAVSLYLAHLALQFIKPVFLTENFIVEGIVGFFLLITCFYLLNNIIVDIVLILRPERYTFKLWKQKGKGELISFTVSFIYGVLMHILGSQNRGEIDIISYFFFFSPLVALSLLSSIIVRLRNEKNRLKSLFDFSSELNKAIPNKDGDNITRLLKDYIMGDDCILLLKHDEEKWAINSIRGSLKEENLNIKKMESVRELLVFDSSYHSKGPLHEFFSPTVKAEVYAPLLIDEELVGCLIVTKTRTKSFTVEEIRTIATIANQLAIFFKTRFLFLEKEQRVLLEERNRIAHDIHDGIAQNLAGAVMKLDTSLKKIHTNTPEAIQLIEDSSTNLRKSLRDVRDSIYALKPYPTEQLGFLQAVEKKVSELNRDSSFNMRIDFNIRGEKVSLSSMTEKIMFKVFQESLQNCIKHALATKVNILLSYQADHVVLKISDNGIGFSLYGAMIKAMEEPHYGILQMNEAAEKIGAALQIESKEKEGTNIILKVPKMGLEGVEKY from the coding sequence ATGTTTTGTTTTAAGGGAGAGCAAACTATTGCTCAATTATATATGATGTTTATTTCAAGTATAGGATGGCTGCTGACTATTTTTTTATTTTTTCAAATGGACACAATCTCTTCTCCTGTAGAATTCATATTTCTATTCGTTTTTTTAGCTATATGTGAGCTATATCCAATGCCTGTACCTAAAGGGTTCTCTACTTTAACATTTCCAGTGCTTTATATGATTTATGTAGTGTATGGTGTAGAGATTACGGTCGTTTCCTATTTTATCGTGGTATTAGGTGTGAATTTATTACATAGGCGTCCTATTCGAATTATTTTTTTTAATCCTGCTCAATTAGCCGTGAGTTTATACTTAGCCCATTTAGCTCTACAGTTTATAAAACCTGTTTTCCTAACTGAAAATTTTATTGTGGAAGGAATTGTTGGTTTTTTTCTATTAATTACGTGCTTCTATTTATTAAATAATATTATTGTGGATATTGTATTAATTTTAAGGCCAGAAAGGTACACCTTCAAATTATGGAAACAAAAAGGAAAAGGAGAATTAATAAGTTTTACTGTTTCTTTTATTTATGGAGTTTTGATGCATATACTTGGTAGTCAAAACAGAGGAGAAATTGATATTATCTCTTACTTTTTCTTTTTTTCACCCTTAGTTGCGTTATCACTGTTGAGTTCCATTATTGTTAGACTTAGAAACGAAAAAAATAGACTAAAAAGCCTATTTGATTTTTCTTCAGAGTTAAATAAAGCAATTCCTAATAAAGATGGAGATAACATTACGCGTCTTTTAAAAGATTACATTATGGGGGACGATTGTATTCTGCTTCTTAAACATGATGAGGAAAAATGGGCAATTAATTCAATAAGAGGAAGTCTAAAGGAAGAAAATCTAAATATAAAGAAAATGGAATCAGTACGAGAACTGTTGGTTTTCGATAGTAGTTATCATAGTAAAGGGCCGTTACATGAATTTTTCTCTCCAACAGTTAAGGCAGAAGTATATGCTCCTTTATTAATTGATGAAGAGTTAGTAGGTTGTTTAATTGTTACAAAAACTAGAACAAAAAGTTTTACGGTAGAAGAGATAAGAACCATAGCCACGATAGCAAACCAATTAGCAATATTCTTTAAAACAAGGTTTTTATTTTTAGAAAAGGAACAAAGGGTTTTGTTAGAAGAAAGAAATAGAATAGCTCATGATATTCATGATGGAATTGCACAAAATCTTGCAGGTGCGGTGATGAAATTGGATACATCATTAAAAAAAATCCATACAAACACACCCGAAGCCATACAATTAATAGAAGATAGTAGTACTAACCTACGAAAAAGCTTAAGAGATGTTAGAGATTCTATATACGCTTTAAAGCCTTATCCAACAGAGCAGTTAGGATTTTTACAAGCAGTTGAGAAAAAAGTGTCAGAACTAAATAGAGATTCAAGCTTCAATATGAGAATTGACTTCAACATAAGAGGAGAAAAGGTATCTCTTAGTTCTATGACAGAAAAGATTATGTTTAAAGTGTTTCAAGAAAGTTTGCAAAATTGTATTAAGCATGCTTTAGCTACAAAAGTTAATATTCTCTTGAGCTATCAAGCGGATCATGTAGTCTTGAAGATTAGTGATAATGGAATAGGATTTTCTTTATATGGAGCAATGATAAAAGCGATGGAAGAACCTCATTACGGTATACTTCAAATGAATGAAGCAGCGGAGAAAATCGGGGCTGCACTCCAGATAGAGAGTAAGGAAAAGGAAGGAACAAACATTATCTTGAAAGTCCCTAAGATGGGACTAGAAGGAGTTGAAAAATATTGA
- a CDS encoding sodium:calcium antiporter has protein sequence MVYVYFIMSVLATIIIATKLSKYADAISKKTTYGGAFLGAILLGGATSLPEITTSYTAAIIHNPDLILGNILGSNLFNLLTLAFLNIYFIKKRIFQYKTKEHLYAALLGLFLTVYLLFGLYIKSDIQIWGVGLDSILLLVGYGFGLWLLSKIPNEQTGEEKKPEPNSEVLQSGSLRSTTVKFVISCLLIMFFGTILTVTGDEIAVITGLGSSFVGMFLIAVTTSLPEVVSCIVAVRLGNPSLAIGSVLGSNLFNLFVLGSSDFFYRSGLLLASVDIFHYLSTITLIIMNIIIVFVLARKTQRTPKYVYVSVIVIALYVLNSLYLFIKPF, from the coding sequence TTGGTATACGTTTATTTTATTATGTCCGTCCTTGCAACAATTATCATAGCAACAAAGCTTTCTAAATATGCTGATGCCATCAGTAAAAAAACAACCTATGGAGGAGCATTCCTCGGAGCAATTTTACTTGGAGGAGCAACCTCCCTTCCAGAAATTACTACAAGTTATACAGCAGCGATAATCCATAACCCTGATTTAATACTAGGTAACATTTTAGGAAGCAACCTGTTTAACCTTTTGACATTAGCCTTTTTAAATATTTATTTTATAAAGAAAAGGATTTTTCAATATAAAACGAAGGAGCATTTATACGCTGCGTTATTAGGATTATTTTTAACCGTGTATTTATTATTCGGTCTTTACATAAAGTCCGATATACAAATTTGGGGTGTTGGTTTAGACTCCATCTTGTTACTAGTAGGATATGGTTTTGGTCTTTGGTTATTATCTAAAATTCCAAATGAGCAAACAGGAGAAGAAAAGAAACCAGAACCTAACAGCGAAGTTTTACAGTCAGGTTCTCTAAGAAGTACTACTGTTAAATTTGTCATTAGTTGTTTGTTAATTATGTTTTTTGGGACAATCTTAACGGTGACTGGTGACGAAATAGCTGTAATAACAGGACTTGGATCTAGTTTTGTTGGAATGTTTTTAATCGCTGTAACAACTTCTTTACCAGAAGTAGTAAGTTGTATTGTTGCAGTACGATTAGGAAATCCAAGCCTTGCTATAGGTAGTGTATTAGGAAGTAACCTCTTTAACCTTTTCGTACTAGGAAGTTCAGACTTTTTTTATCGATCCGGTTTATTGTTAGCTTCAGTAGATATCTTTCATTATTTATCTACCATCACTTTGATTATTATGAATATAATCATCGTCTTTGTTCTAGCTAGAAAAACGCAAAGAACTCCTAAGTATGTTTATGTGTCCGTGATAGTTATTGCTCTCTATGTGTTAAACAGTTTGTATTTGTTCATAAAACCGTTTTAA